From Streptomyces sp. 6-11-2, one genomic window encodes:
- the trpD gene encoding anthranilate phosphoribosyltransferase: MNAVTPAGGNTAAGRSWPALLNGLLDGRNLTADETAWAMDLIMRGEATDAQIAGFVVALRAKGETVEEITGLVRTMYEHANVIEVPGETVDIVGTGGDGAKTVNISTMSSIVVAGTGAGVVKHGNRAASSASGASDVLEKLGVNLELTPRRVAEVAQEAGITFCFAIKFHPALRHAGAARGQLAIRTVFNVLGPLTNPARVRAQAVGVADPRMAPVVAGVFAERGHSSLVFRGDDGLDELTTTATSQVWIVRDGKVTQERFDPRDVGIELVPVEALRGGDASYNAEVARRLLDGEQGPVRDAVLLNSAAALVALRPGPGTLAEQIRSGMDRAAESIDSGSAKRTLERWVAVSNA, encoded by the coding sequence ATGAACGCTGTGACCCCCGCTGGAGGCAACACCGCGGCGGGCCGCTCCTGGCCCGCCCTGCTGAACGGCCTGCTGGACGGCCGGAACCTCACCGCCGACGAGACCGCCTGGGCGATGGACCTGATCATGCGCGGCGAGGCGACCGACGCGCAGATCGCCGGGTTCGTGGTGGCCCTCCGGGCCAAGGGCGAGACGGTGGAGGAGATCACCGGCCTGGTCCGGACGATGTACGAGCACGCCAATGTGATCGAGGTGCCCGGCGAGACCGTCGACATCGTCGGCACCGGCGGCGACGGCGCCAAGACCGTGAACATCTCCACCATGTCCTCGATCGTCGTGGCCGGCACGGGGGCCGGCGTCGTCAAGCACGGCAACCGGGCCGCGTCCTCCGCCTCCGGAGCCTCCGACGTACTGGAGAAGCTCGGCGTCAATCTGGAGCTGACGCCGCGGCGGGTGGCCGAGGTCGCGCAGGAGGCCGGAATCACCTTCTGCTTCGCGATCAAGTTCCATCCGGCGCTGCGCCACGCGGGCGCCGCCCGCGGCCAGTTGGCCATCCGCACGGTCTTCAACGTGCTGGGCCCGCTGACCAACCCGGCCAGGGTGCGGGCCCAGGCCGTCGGGGTCGCGGACCCGCGCATGGCACCGGTCGTCGCGGGCGTCTTCGCCGAGCGTGGCCACTCCTCCCTGGTCTTCCGGGGCGACGACGGCCTCGACGAGCTCACCACGACCGCCACCTCCCAGGTCTGGATCGTCCGGGACGGCAAGGTGACCCAGGAGCGCTTCGACCCGCGGGACGTCGGCATCGAACTGGTGCCCGTGGAGGCGCTGCGGGGCGGTGACGCCTCCTACAACGCCGAGGTGGCCCGCCGCCTGCTGGACGGAGAGCAGGGGCCCGTACGGGACGCCGTCCTGCTGAACTCCGCGGCGGCGCTGGTGGCCCTGCGGCCGGGTCCGGGCACTCTCGCCGAACAGATCCGGTCCGGGATGGACCGCGCGGCGGAGTCGATCGACTCCGGGTCCGCCAAGCGCACGCTGGAGCGCTGGGTGGCCGTCAGCAACGCCTGA
- a CDS encoding aminotransferase class V-fold PLP-dependent enzyme, with product MSVSAVPTVAAADQSVRAPLPVLGRDVTVPLVTGGEVTYAALDYAASAPALQRVWDDVAAYAPYYGSVHRGAGYLSQLSTDLFENARKTVAEFLDCRAEDQVVFTRSTTDSLNLLARALPADCQVFVFETEHHASLLPWRDARVTCLDAPRTPEQAVATLERALAGRDPHGPALVCVTGASNVTGELWPVRELAAAAHAHGARIVLDAAQLAPHHPVSVRDLDVDWVAFSGHKLYAPFGSGVLAGRADWLREAEPYLAGGGASRTVARRADGSVDVRWHESAARHEAGSPNVIGAYAVASACTALTEAGFDELVARERYLIRKVRAGLAEVPEVRVLSLFGDDAPRVGVISFVVAGWNSSHFAAALSAEYGIGVRDGLFCAHPLVRTLLGGDPQSQGECGAPEAAPGEKSLNAIRVSFGAGTPDEHVDRFVAAVRELVRDGAKWTYRTEDGRCVPAV from the coding sequence ATGTCCGTTTCCGCCGTCCCCACCGTCGCCGCCGCCGACCAGTCCGTCCGTGCCCCGCTGCCCGTGCTGGGCCGGGACGTCACCGTTCCGCTCGTCACCGGCGGGGAGGTCACCTACGCGGCGCTCGACTACGCGGCCAGCGCGCCCGCCCTCCAGCGCGTCTGGGACGACGTGGCGGCGTACGCGCCGTACTACGGCAGCGTCCACCGCGGCGCCGGCTACCTCTCCCAGCTCTCCACCGACCTGTTCGAGAACGCCCGGAAGACGGTCGCGGAGTTCCTGGACTGCCGTGCGGAGGACCAGGTGGTCTTCACCCGGTCCACCACCGACTCCCTCAACCTGCTCGCCCGGGCGCTGCCCGCGGACTGCCAGGTCTTCGTCTTCGAGACCGAGCACCACGCCTCGCTGCTTCCGTGGCGGGACGCGCGGGTGACCTGCCTCGACGCCCCGCGCACCCCGGAGCAGGCCGTGGCGACCCTGGAGCGGGCCCTCGCCGGCCGCGACCCCCACGGCCCCGCCCTGGTGTGCGTCACCGGCGCCTCCAACGTCACCGGCGAGCTGTGGCCCGTGCGGGAGCTGGCCGCCGCCGCCCACGCGCACGGCGCCCGGATCGTCCTGGACGCCGCCCAGCTCGCCCCGCACCACCCGGTGTCCGTCCGCGACCTCGACGTCGACTGGGTCGCCTTCTCCGGCCACAAGCTGTACGCCCCGTTCGGCTCCGGCGTCCTGGCCGGCCGCGCCGACTGGCTGCGCGAGGCCGAGCCGTACCTCGCGGGCGGCGGCGCGAGCCGCACGGTGGCGCGGCGTGCCGACGGGTCCGTGGACGTGCGGTGGCACGAGTCGGCCGCCCGCCACGAGGCCGGGTCGCCGAACGTCATCGGCGCCTACGCCGTCGCCTCGGCCTGCACGGCGCTGACCGAGGCCGGTTTCGACGAGCTCGTCGCGCGTGAGCGGTACCTGATCCGCAAGGTGCGGGCGGGCCTCGCCGAGGTGCCCGAGGTCAGGGTGCTTTCCCTGTTCGGCGACGACGCCCCGCGGGTCGGAGTGATCTCCTTCGTCGTGGCGGGCTGGAACAGCTCCCACTTCGCCGCCGCCCTCTCCGCCGAGTACGGCATCGGCGTCCGCGACGGCCTCTTCTGCGCCCACCCCCTGGTCCGCACCCTGCTGGGCGGCGATCCGCAGAGCCAGGGCGAGTGCGGCGCGCCCGAGGCCGCCCCGGGCGAGAAGTCCCTCAACGCCATCCGCGTGAGCTTCGGCGCGGGCACGCCCGACGAGCACGTGGACCGCTTCGTGGCGGCGGTGCGGGAGCTGGTCAGGGACGGCGCGAAGTGGACGTACCGCACGGAGGACGGCCGCTGCGTGCCCGCGGTGTGA
- a CDS encoding Lrp/AsnC family transcriptional regulator: MITAIVLIKTSVDRIPEIAERIASLDSVSEVFSVTGTYDLIAMVRVRQHEDLAEVIPGRISKIPGVEGTDTHVAFRTYSQHDLEAAFAIGLDS, encoded by the coding sequence GTGATCACCGCGATCGTCCTCATCAAGACCAGCGTGGACCGGATCCCCGAGATCGCCGAGCGGATCGCCTCACTGGACTCGGTCAGCGAGGTCTTCTCCGTCACCGGCACGTACGACCTGATCGCCATGGTCCGGGTGCGGCAGCACGAGGACCTGGCGGAGGTCATCCCGGGGCGGATCAGCAAGATCCCGGGCGTCGAGGGGACGGACACGCACGTGGCCTTCCGCACCTACTCGCAGCACGACCTGGAGGCGGCGTTCGCCATCGGGCTGGACTCCTGA
- a CDS encoding rhomboid family intramembrane serine protease produces the protein MIGNRYTVAARTIRAARAVRNMQAPVTCALIVLCCLIFVAGPAAGLNPSYGTGDALLLAQRAYFRRWGVIPADLFTGSFRAALTPATALFVHGSWVHLLGNMLFLYVFGAMTEERMGRVRFTLFYVGCGYLALVGYAVANAASGQSLVGASGAISAVLGAFLYLFPSARVTSLFPFLFFLPLRFPAWVVLPFWAALQWLAAGRAAEGPQVAYLAHVVGFALGFACAWAGFGRKTRVKAAPAPAPEGENQP, from the coding sequence ATGATCGGCAACAGGTACACGGTGGCCGCCCGGACGATCAGGGCGGCCAGGGCGGTACGGAACATGCAGGCGCCGGTGACGTGCGCCCTGATCGTCCTGTGCTGTCTGATCTTCGTGGCCGGCCCGGCGGCGGGCCTCAATCCCTCCTACGGCACGGGGGACGCGCTGCTGCTCGCCCAGCGGGCCTATTTCCGGCGGTGGGGCGTGATCCCCGCCGATTTGTTCACCGGCTCGTTCCGGGCCGCCCTCACCCCCGCGACGGCCCTGTTCGTGCACGGCAGCTGGGTGCACCTGCTCGGCAACATGCTCTTCCTCTACGTCTTCGGGGCGATGACCGAGGAGCGCATGGGCCGCGTCCGGTTCACGCTGTTCTACGTCGGCTGCGGCTACCTGGCCCTGGTGGGCTACGCGGTCGCCAACGCCGCCTCCGGGCAGAGCCTGGTGGGGGCCTCGGGCGCGATCTCGGCGGTCCTCGGCGCGTTTCTCTACCTGTTCCCCAGCGCCCGGGTGACCAGTCTCTTCCCGTTCCTGTTCTTCCTGCCGCTGCGCTTTCCCGCGTGGGTGGTGCTGCCCTTCTGGGCGGCCCTCCAGTGGCTGGCCGCCGGGCGCGCCGCCGAGGGACCGCAGGTCGCCTACCTGGCCCACGTGGTGGGCTTCGCCCTGGGCTTCGCCTGCGCGTGGGCCGGGTTCGGCCGGAAGACTAGAGTGAAGGCCGCCCCTGCTCCGGCCCCCGAGGGAGAGAACCAGCCGTGA
- a CDS encoding NYN domain-containing protein, producing the protein MAETQGGGPGDGAAEVLDRPLPDGVRHRVVQIVSDSFGTLTFAELPPQLRQYARFTPSRRAKFAGNAMAAALETDPLFRQRIGEKFKEDQPELSGALDSGSPPPAADPLDVAAAAYVLRPPGWVKLVAAAGEEAQRADAERADEESRAELERLRAELAAAREQTRADTERLRAELDAARKEAESLHRKLRAAHSDVKRSEAALRKARGEIEALRAEGQAQVSSAESETRRLKARLGEAEAALEAARRAAREGRSVEDMRVRLLLDTVLDAAQGLRRELALPPVSVRPAETVDAVEPGRMTPKDIAARALSEHDPAILDQLLALPQAHLVVDGYNVTKTGYPQMPLEKQRLRLLGQLSQLAAQTGAEVTCVFDGAELVAPVLLAPPRGVRVLFSKPGVTADELIRQLVRAEPPGRPVIVVSTDREVADGIAKAGARPVASAVLLKRLSRG; encoded by the coding sequence ATGGCGGAGACACAAGGCGGGGGGCCGGGCGACGGCGCCGCCGAGGTGCTCGACCGTCCCCTGCCCGACGGAGTGCGCCACCGGGTCGTCCAGATCGTCTCCGACTCCTTCGGCACGCTGACGTTCGCCGAGCTGCCGCCGCAGCTGCGGCAGTACGCCCGGTTCACCCCCAGCCGCCGGGCGAAGTTCGCGGGCAACGCGATGGCGGCCGCGCTGGAGACCGATCCGCTGTTCCGCCAGCGCATCGGCGAGAAGTTCAAAGAGGACCAGCCCGAGCTGTCGGGTGCCCTCGACTCCGGCTCGCCGCCCCCGGCCGCGGATCCGCTCGACGTGGCGGCCGCGGCCTACGTACTGCGCCCGCCGGGCTGGGTGAAGCTGGTCGCCGCTGCGGGCGAGGAGGCCCAGCGGGCGGACGCCGAGCGTGCCGACGAGGAGAGCCGCGCCGAACTGGAGCGGCTGCGGGCCGAGCTGGCGGCGGCCCGCGAGCAGACCCGCGCCGACACCGAGCGGCTGCGGGCCGAGCTGGACGCCGCCAGGAAAGAGGCCGAGTCGCTGCACCGCAAGCTGCGGGCCGCGCACAGCGACGTCAAGCGCAGTGAGGCCGCGCTGCGCAAAGCGCGGGGCGAGATCGAGGCCCTGCGCGCCGAGGGGCAGGCGCAGGTGTCGTCCGCCGAGAGCGAGACCCGGCGGCTCAAGGCCCGCCTGGGGGAGGCGGAGGCCGCGCTGGAAGCCGCCCGCAGGGCGGCCCGCGAGGGGCGCAGCGTGGAGGACATGCGGGTGCGGCTGCTGCTGGACACCGTCCTCGACGCGGCCCAGGGGCTGCGCCGGGAGCTGGCGCTGCCGCCGGTGTCGGTGCGGCCGGCGGAGACCGTGGACGCGGTCGAGCCGGGCCGGATGACCCCCAAGGACATCGCCGCCCGCGCGCTGTCCGAGCACGACCCGGCGATCCTCGACCAGTTGCTCGCGCTGCCGCAGGCCCATCTGGTCGTCGACGGCTACAACGTCACCAAGACCGGCTATCCGCAGATGCCGCTGGAGAAGCAGCGGCTGAGGCTGCTGGGGCAGCTGTCGCAGCTCGCCGCGCAGACCGGCGCCGAGGTCACGTGTGTCTTCGACGGGGCCGAGCTGGTCGCGCCGGTGCTCCTCGCGCCTCCGCGCGGTGTGCGGGTGCTGTTCTCCAAGCCGGGGGTCACGGCGGACGAGCTGATCCGTCAGCTGGTGCGGGCCGAGCCGCCCGGCCGTCCGGTGATCGTCGTCTCGACCGACCGTGAGGTCGCCGACGGGATCGCGAAGGCGGGGGCGCGGCCGGTGGCCTCGGCGGTGCTGCTGAAGCGGCTCTCGCGCGGCTGA
- a CDS encoding C40 family peptidase, whose translation MASHRRPKQPSRARVTVLTTAAAAAVAISAQAANAAPSAKPSKDEVKSKVDELYEQAEQATEKYNGAKEKQEKLQKEISTIQDNVARGQQELNKLRDGLGSMAAGQYRTGGIDPSLQLFLSADPDDYLDKASTLDQLSGQQVEALKKIQDKQRELTQERSEASSKLKDLAATRTELGKKKSEVQGKLAEAQRLLNSLTAAEKAALAAEQDRASRASADRVQLGSSTPASGRAGAAFSAAQTKIGSPYVYGATGPSSYDCSGLTSWAYAQAGVSIPRTSQAQANAGTRIYSQSQLQVGDLVIFYGDQHHVGLYAGNGQVLHAPRTGTVVRYESINNMPFQFGVRI comes from the coding sequence GTGGCGTCCCACCGTCGACCCAAGCAACCCAGCCGTGCGCGCGTGACCGTGCTCACCACCGCGGCGGCAGCGGCCGTAGCCATCAGTGCCCAGGCCGCCAATGCCGCCCCGAGCGCGAAGCCGAGCAAGGACGAAGTCAAGTCCAAGGTCGACGAGCTCTACGAGCAGGCGGAGCAGGCCACCGAGAAGTACAACGGGGCCAAGGAGAAGCAGGAGAAGCTCCAGAAGGAGATCTCCACCATCCAGGACAACGTCGCCCGCGGCCAGCAGGAGCTCAACAAGCTCCGCGACGGCCTCGGTTCGATGGCCGCCGGCCAGTACCGCACCGGCGGGATAGACCCGTCGCTCCAGCTCTTCCTGTCCGCCGACCCGGACGACTACCTCGACAAGGCCTCCACGCTCGACCAGTTGAGCGGCCAGCAGGTCGAGGCGCTGAAGAAGATCCAGGACAAGCAGCGCGAGCTCACCCAGGAGCGGTCCGAGGCCTCCTCGAAGCTCAAGGACCTCGCCGCCACCCGCACCGAGCTGGGCAAGAAGAAGAGCGAGGTCCAGGGCAAGCTCGCCGAGGCGCAGCGGCTCCTGAACAGCCTCACCGCAGCGGAGAAGGCCGCGCTCGCCGCCGAGCAGGACAGGGCCAGCCGGGCCTCCGCCGACCGCGTGCAGCTGGGCAGCTCCACCCCCGCCTCCGGCCGGGCCGGCGCCGCGTTCTCCGCCGCCCAGACCAAGATCGGCTCGCCCTACGTCTACGGCGCCACCGGCCCGTCCTCCTACGACTGCTCGGGTCTGACCTCCTGGGCGTACGCCCAGGCCGGTGTCAGCATCCCGCGCACCTCCCAGGCGCAGGCCAACGCGGGCACCCGGATCTACTCGCAGAGCCAGCTCCAGGTCGGCGACCTGGTCATCTTCTACGGCGACCAGCACCACGTCGGCCTCTACGCGGGCAACGGCCAGGTGCTGCACGCCCCGCGCACCGGCACCGTCGTGCGCTACGAGTCGATCAACAACATGCCCTTCCAGTTCGGCGTCCGCATCTGA
- a CDS encoding NlpC/P60 family protein codes for MGSHRRPAPSGFDRGAGAAFCVLSAAAAALGAVPATSAVAAPHGDARSEVDRLYQEAEKATEAFDKAGERADLLRTRVRDLQDRIARRQQRVNDLRESLGSLAGAQYRSGFDPSIALLFSHDPAEYLDRAATLDRITDHQTGELKDLRRALRALSQDRAEATRALAELDKSRKAVATHKRTVEQKLARARQLLGSLSPSEREAYDRASRSGREDFLPGFDAGPAASVRAAAALAAARSALGRPYIWGANGPTGFDCSGLMQWSYAQAGVHLPRTSQEQRNAGRRIPLSQARPGDLVVYRSDAGHVAMYAGNGRVIHAPHPGAPVRYDLVNMMPVSSVTRV; via the coding sequence GTGGGGTCTCATCGCCGCCCGGCACCGTCCGGGTTCGACCGGGGCGCGGGCGCCGCGTTCTGCGTTCTGTCCGCCGCGGCCGCCGCCCTCGGCGCCGTTCCGGCCACCTCGGCCGTCGCCGCTCCGCACGGCGACGCCCGGTCCGAGGTGGACCGCCTCTACCAGGAGGCCGAGAAGGCGACCGAGGCCTTCGACAAGGCCGGCGAGCGCGCCGACCTCCTGCGCACCCGGGTGCGGGACTTGCAGGACCGCATCGCCCGACGGCAGCAGCGCGTCAACGACCTCAGGGAGTCGCTGGGTTCGCTGGCCGGAGCCCAGTACCGCTCCGGCTTCGACCCGTCGATCGCCCTGCTGTTCTCCCACGACCCGGCCGAATACCTCGACAGGGCCGCCACGCTCGACCGGATCACCGACCACCAGACCGGCGAACTGAAGGACCTGCGGCGGGCGCTGCGCGCACTCTCCCAGGACCGCGCCGAGGCCACCCGCGCCCTCGCCGAACTGGACAAGAGCCGCAAGGCGGTCGCGACCCACAAGCGGACGGTCGAGCAGAAGCTCGCCAGGGCCCGCCAACTCCTCGGCTCCCTGTCCCCGTCGGAGCGCGAGGCCTACGACCGGGCCTCCCGCTCCGGCCGCGAGGACTTCCTCCCCGGCTTCGACGCCGGACCGGCCGCCTCGGTCCGCGCGGCCGCCGCCCTCGCCGCCGCCCGCTCCGCCCTCGGCCGCCCTTACATCTGGGGCGCCAACGGGCCCACGGGATTCGACTGTTCGGGCCTGATGCAGTGGTCGTACGCGCAGGCCGGGGTGCATCTGCCGCGCACCTCGCAGGAGCAGCGCAACGCGGGCCGGCGGATCCCGCTGTCCCAGGCCAGGCCCGGCGACCTGGTCGTCTACCGCTCCGACGCCGGCCATGTCGCGATGTACGCGGGCAACGGCCGGGTGATCCACGCGCCCCATCCGGGCGCTCCGGTGCGCTACGACCTGGTGAACATGATGCCGGTCTCGTCGGTCACCAGGGTCTGA
- a CDS encoding glycosyltransferase 87 family protein, whose amino-acid sequence MDGTGTRRRLTGVLAVWGVSRAVLVLLVFKVFVLAGAEDVSADVSVIYQGWYEVLRQGGFPVGDVTWQYPPAAALAILSPATLPFLGYTAAFHVLALLADLAVLCLLLCAGRRPGRPLRGAWVWTAGAPLLGPILYARYDVMVTAVAVAALLAGVRHPRAMGALAGFGALLKVWPVLLLPGLRGAAGRRAWTAAALTAAALASLFALTMPGALSFVTAQRDRGVEVESPAALVLHVARHLGWNGQVLLTYGSLEFVGPYTDVVGTASLALTAAAFGWLVLWRLRARRFRPHTAAQAAFTAVLLFTVTSRVLSPQYLVWLIGLAAVCLCFRDDGMRLPAGLVLAAAPVTALEFPVYFAHVVASDRLGVTLLLLRNGLLVAAGVTACRALWRSTVTAAPRTRAPHRAARPTARLDQPS is encoded by the coding sequence GTGGACGGGACAGGTACCCGGCGCAGGCTCACCGGGGTACTGGCGGTCTGGGGTGTGAGCCGGGCCGTGTTGGTGCTCCTCGTGTTCAAGGTGTTCGTCCTCGCGGGGGCGGAAGACGTCTCGGCGGACGTGTCGGTGATCTACCAGGGCTGGTACGAGGTGCTGCGGCAGGGTGGCTTCCCCGTCGGCGACGTCACGTGGCAGTACCCGCCCGCCGCCGCGCTGGCGATCCTCTCCCCCGCCACCCTGCCGTTCCTCGGCTACACCGCGGCCTTCCACGTGCTGGCGCTGCTGGCCGACCTGGCGGTGCTGTGCCTGCTGCTGTGCGCCGGGCGGCGGCCCGGCCGGCCGCTGCGCGGTGCCTGGGTGTGGACGGCGGGCGCGCCCCTGCTCGGCCCGATCCTGTACGCGCGCTACGACGTGATGGTGACCGCGGTGGCCGTGGCCGCGCTGCTCGCGGGCGTCCGTCACCCGCGCGCGATGGGCGCGCTGGCCGGCTTCGGGGCGCTGCTGAAGGTGTGGCCGGTCCTGCTGCTGCCCGGCCTCCGGGGTGCTGCCGGGCGCCGTGCGTGGACGGCGGCGGCACTGACCGCGGCGGCGCTCGCCTCGCTGTTCGCGCTCACCATGCCCGGCGCCCTGTCCTTCGTGACCGCGCAGCGCGACCGGGGCGTGGAGGTGGAGTCGCCGGCCGCGCTCGTCCTCCACGTGGCCCGGCACCTCGGCTGGAACGGACAGGTGCTGCTCACCTACGGCTCGCTGGAGTTCGTCGGCCCGTACACCGACGTGGTCGGCACCGCGTCCCTGGCCCTGACCGCGGCCGCCTTCGGCTGGCTGGTGCTGTGGCGGCTGCGGGCCCGCCGCTTCCGCCCGCACACGGCCGCCCAGGCCGCGTTCACGGCCGTACTGCTGTTCACGGTCACCAGCCGGGTCCTCAGCCCCCAGTACCTGGTGTGGCTGATCGGGCTGGCCGCCGTCTGCCTGTGCTTCCGGGACGACGGCATGCGGCTGCCGGCCGGCCTCGTCCTGGCGGCGGCCCCGGTGACGGCCCTGGAGTTCCCGGTGTACTTCGCGCATGTCGTCGCGAGCGACCGCCTCGGCGTCACCCTCCTGCTGCTGCGCAACGGCCTGCTGGTGGCCGCGGGCGTGACCGCCTGCCGGGCCCTGTGGCGCTCGACGGTCACCGCCGCGCCCCGGACGCGGGCACCGCACCGGGCCGCCCGGCCCACCGCCCGGCTCGATCAGCCCAGCTGA
- a CDS encoding glycosyltransferase family 4 protein codes for MRKTLIVTNDFPPRPGGIQAFLHNMALRLDPERLVVYASTWKRGREGAEATAAFDAEQPFTVVRDRTTMLLPTPGATRRAVGLLREHGCTAVWFGAAAPLGLMAPALRRAGAERLVATTHGHEAGWAQLPAARGLLRRVGESTDTITYLGEYTRSRIATALTPEAAGRMVQLPPGVDEKTFHPGSGGDEVRARLGLTDRPVVVCVSRLVRRKGQDTLIRAMPRILAAEPDTVLLIVGGGPYEKELRALAERTGVAGSVRFTGAVPWAELPAHYGAGDVFAMPCRTRRGGLDVEGLGIVYLEASATGLPVVAGDSGGAPDAVLDGETGWVVRGGSPEDTADRVVTLLGDAELRRRMGERGRSWVEEKWRWDLLAQRLRELL; via the coding sequence GTGCGCAAGACCCTCATCGTGACCAACGACTTTCCGCCCCGGCCGGGTGGGATCCAGGCGTTTCTGCACAACATGGCGCTGCGGCTGGACCCGGAGCGGCTGGTCGTCTACGCCTCCACCTGGAAGCGGGGCCGGGAGGGTGCCGAGGCGACGGCCGCGTTCGACGCGGAGCAGCCCTTCACCGTCGTACGCGACCGCACGACGATGCTGCTGCCGACGCCGGGCGCGACCCGGCGCGCTGTCGGACTCCTGCGCGAACACGGGTGCACCGCGGTGTGGTTCGGGGCGGCGGCGCCGCTCGGGCTGATGGCGCCGGCCCTGCGGAGGGCGGGCGCCGAGCGGCTGGTGGCCACCACCCACGGGCACGAGGCGGGGTGGGCGCAACTGCCCGCGGCGCGCGGACTCCTGCGCCGCGTCGGGGAGTCGACGGACACGATCACCTACCTCGGCGAGTACACCCGCTCCCGGATCGCCACCGCGCTGACGCCCGAGGCGGCCGGCCGGATGGTGCAACTGCCCCCGGGCGTGGACGAGAAGACGTTCCACCCCGGCTCGGGCGGTGACGAGGTGCGGGCCCGGCTCGGGCTCACCGACCGGCCGGTCGTCGTGTGCGTCTCACGGCTGGTCAGGCGCAAGGGGCAGGACACGCTGATCCGGGCCATGCCCCGGATCCTGGCCGCCGAACCGGACACCGTGCTGCTGATCGTCGGCGGTGGCCCGTACGAGAAGGAGCTGCGCGCCCTGGCGGAGCGGACCGGGGTAGCCGGCTCCGTGCGCTTCACGGGCGCGGTCCCCTGGGCCGAGCTGCCCGCGCACTACGGCGCCGGTGACGTCTTCGCCATGCCCTGCCGCACCCGGCGCGGCGGACTCGACGTCGAGGGGCTCGGCATCGTCTACCTGGAGGCGTCCGCGACCGGGCTGCCCGTCGTCGCCGGGGACTCCGGCGGCGCCCCCGACGCGGTGCTCGACGGCGAGACCGGCTGGGTCGTGCGCGGCGGCTCCCCCGAGGACACCGCCGACCGCGTCGTCACGCTCCTGGGGGACGCCGAGCTGCGCCGCCGCATGGGGGAGCGCGGACGCTCCTGGGTCGAGGAGAAGTGGCGGTGGGACCTGCTGGCCCAGCGGCTCCGGGAACTGCTGTAG